The following nucleotide sequence is from Pochonia chlamydosporia 170 chromosome 4, whole genome shotgun sequence.
TGGCATTTTGCTCTGTGGCCACCGCCGACGACGTTCTCTATAGCAGTCGCTTCTCGAAGCGTGGCTTGCTTCCGAACGGCAATTACAATCTCTGTATGTGACATGACGAGGCGTGACGACCCTGCTTTGCGCATTATGCATGAGAATGTGAACTCAGGCGCTAACAATTCCCATCCAGCATTCTTCCACGTCAACGATGTACATGCCCATTTGGACCAGTACACCAAACCCGGCGCAGACTGCACGGATCCCGCCAAGGGCTGCTTCGGAGGATACGCCcgcatcaagaccaaggttgacgaGCTGCGGAAACAGCAGCCCGATCACCTGTGGTTAAACGCAGGCGATGAATTCCAAGGAACCCTCTTCTACACCTTCTACGGCGGAGAAAAGATTGCCGAGACCATCAACGACCTCAAATTCGATGCCATGACTCTTGGCAACCACGAGTGGGATGGCGGCGATGAAAACCTCGGAAAGTTTCTCAAAAACCTCACGTTTCCCATCGTCTCGTGCAACGTAAAAAGCACCGTCAAGGATCTGAACGAGACCATCAAAAACTACCATATCTTTGAGAAGCACGATCTTGCTGTAATCGGTGCCACAACAGAGACAACCCCCAACATTGCAAACGTCGGCAAGGGAACCACCTTCCTGGACCCCATCCCTGAGATCCAAAATGCCATTTATGAAATCCGGAATAAAACCAAGATCAAGCGCATCGTCGCACTCACCCACCTCGGCTACGATGCCGACCAAAAACTTGCAAAGGAGACTGAGGGCCTTTCCCTCATCATTGGCGGCCACAGCCACACCTTGCTGggtgacatggacaaggcagAGGGCAAGTATCCCACCATtatcaaggacaaggttggcaacgAGGTGTTTGTGGTCACTTCGTACCGCTGGGGCGAGTATCTCGGTTCAATTGAGATGACGTTTGATAAGAACGGCAGGGCGCTTTCCTACCACGGTGCACCGATTCACATGGACAATACTACTACTCTGGATAAGGACCTGCAGAAGAACATTACCGCCTGGAGAGGTCCGTTTGAAAAGTACGCCGCTGAAGTTATTGGAAGTACTAAGAATGTGCTGGACCAGACGACGTGCCAAAAGGGAGATTGTCTGCTTGGTCAAGTCATTGCGGATGCTATGCTTGAATTCCGCCAGAATCAGACGAACAGCACAGACGGCAAGCCTGAtttcgccatcatcaatgcGGGTGGCATTCGAGCGACCATTGACCAGGGCAACATTACCCGCGGAGAAGTCATCACATCTTTCCCGTTCGGCAATGCCGTCACACAGCTAAAGTACTCTGGTGCTGATTTGCGTAAGATACTGGAAGGTTGCGTCTCCCGCGTCAACCAGTTCAGTCAGAAGAAGACAACATCATGGTTTCAGCTGTCGAAAAATATCGTCATCGAGTATAATGAGGGCAAGGATGCTGGATCTAGACTTGTGAATGCCACTATTGGCGGAAAGACGCTTGACGACAAGGCGGACTACAATGTGGTTACGGTTGATTTCGTCGCCGGTGGTGGCGATAATCTCTTGAAGCCGACCAAGGACTTTATCAGTCTAGACTCGCTCGACCAGGTTCTCACTTCGTATATCAAGTCCCACTCGCCTCTTGAGAATGCGTTGGAAAAGCGTGTCGTTTCTTCGAATGGGACcagcggaggaggaggcacGGGCAAGAGTGGAAATGGAGAGTCTTTGGGGGTGAATTTGCAGGTTCCTGGTTTGGCGGTTGCGTTATGTGCTTTGGTGGCGATTGTTTTGTAACCCGTTTTGAAGATATTGTATAGAAGAGCGTTGGCATGAATTGTACATTTTGATGATGAGTATGCTTGGATTATGATGATGAGTATGCTTGGGTAAATAAGACATTCTGCCCCACTGAGTATTCACGCTTATTCTTGGATCCTCACACATTCACGCAAGCTTCGTTCACGTACACTTCCTTTGAACAACGCACGATATTGTGACCATTGCCTAATATCGTAACTTCTAGAGCATAAAAGCGATATAATCTAGCAAAATGTTTTCTGAAATCTTCCGATTCACCCTCCGAACTCCGGACCTCATCTCTGGCAAGGCATTCGCTCACCTACGACAGACAGTCGCTCAAGCTGGTGCCGTGAGCCAATATTTTGGATACACTACACCCACGAGCTTTTCTCCTCTTCCGAGGAAAAGACATGAGATATGTTGGGTAGTGAGTAAGCGCAAGAAAACAGATCCCGTTCACATTACAAGCGTACAAATGTTGTTGACTGACAGGGTTGTAGACTGGGCTGGAAGTACCGACACATCATTCCTCGGCGAACACTTGGACTCCTTGTccgatggcgatgccacATCCTTGCACTGCGAATTTAATGACTCTGAATGGAGCGAGGTTACAAAGGCGCTAGAATCTCGCGTCTGCGAATTCGTAAGTAAGGAACTGGACCGGCCGTTTTAGAGTTGGATTGCTCACTGGCGCAGGCTATGATCAGGCTGTCAGACAACACCCCTCTGGCAGACGAAGCAATCCAGAAATCAATGCACAAAACTTACACTGATGCGTATAAACTGAACGGATTTACTGGTGGAAATTGGGCATATACGTCTAATACGAACAGCTCGGCTGGCGCATTGGTCCGAATGACAGAGATCAATATTCCAAGCGAGGAGCGACGATTGGGTGTTTATTATCTAGGCTGGGAAAGTATCGAGGTATGTTGAAGCTTCTGGCGTCTTTCTGAAGTATGCACTCCGCAGAGTTCTAACCAACCTCAGCTGCATGAAGATGGGACCAAGGAAGAGGCTTTCCTGGAGGAGCTCAGGAACTTGGGGCGATGGTTTGGTGAAGGAACTGGGGCATGGTATGcgatgttgaggaggcacGAGTAATGGCTTTCGGGTGACATGCTGTTGAAATGCGGAAGAAGCCAATATTCATCCACGATTGCTTGGCGAAGCTTAAGGTTCACCAGAAAACGTGTGAAGCGCCACAGATATCCGGAATAGGCACGAAAATAGCGGAGATTGCGGTGCTAGAATGATTCTAGAGACATACTTCGGACAAGTTTTCCTCGAGGTATAATACAAGTAAAACAAAAATATGATTGCCGTTGCTATTTTCTGTCGGACCGGGGATTTATGGCTATCCCGGTGTTTCGTGGTTGACGGCGGAGGACTCCGGACGGAGGAAGTGAGAATCACTTTTATTAGCCGCGGATGCGCAAAACATTCTTGTCAATAATTACCAGACCGTTCATACTCCATACTGCATACAAGGCACATTGTATGGGGTCAATAACCTGTCTGTGTATCCGTTATGGCTCGGCACCACGACGGCCGAATATTCGGTCATTCGCTTAACTAGACAACTTGCCTGTCGACTCGTCGTTTTTCTCCAGACAGCAAACTCATCCGACAAACACAGTAAAAACTGGCTCAACCCACCATCAAATCTATTTCCCGGTGGGGGAGAATGATCGACCTTCCCACCAGGTTGCAGTTCCGTGCGACTATGCCGGTCATGCCAAGCTTTTATCATAGGATGAGCCTTACATTGCCAAGCCCCCAACGCGACGATAAACACCGAAATATGCACGTGCGGCTTtttctccagcttcttctgtgGAAAATCACACTGACGGAGTTGCGCGAGGCTAATCAAAATGCCAAGAAATACTGTAGTAATATGGGCAGGGAATGTCTTAGAATTGCCGGAAGCATGGACGTTAAGCGATGAGGGCCAGCCGTTGAGCAACCATACATATACATAAATGTTGGGTGATTCCCCAGGCTCTTCTGTATCAGTTCAACCAGTCTCTGGGCAATTGAACTTGGAAGGCAAGCattttgtttgtttctgaTCGGAAAGTCGGCAATATGCGTGTGACTCTACTTTCGGCTGCTTTGGCAGCTTCCTTGGTCAACCCTGCTGTTGCGCATGACCGCAAGACGAGGAATTTCATTTATGTAGTTCCTGATGGCTTTGGACCGGCGTCGCAGACTCTTGCTCGTGATTatctcaacatcatcaatggcaatgggACGGCGGCGAGGCCCAACTCTGCTGCCATTGGGGCCGATAGCATTGTGAGTACCTCTGCGAAGAATTGGAACTGGAAATGAAGCGGGGAAAGCTCATATTTGCGATCAGGTAATTGGAAATGTTCGAACCCAATCCTCGGATGGACTTATTACGGACTCGGCTGCATCTGCGACTGCGTTTTCGTCTGGCCACAAGACGTATAACGGCGGTATGTCAAGAAACACACAACAGCACGATACTTCCCAAGACTACTGAAACGCTTTACTGACTTCATATAgccattggtgttgatgacgatgtcaAGCCCCTGGGTTCGATCCTCGAAGCTGCACACATGAGCGGCTTCAAGACCGGTCTTATCGCGACATCCCGCATCACTCACGCCACGCCAGGCGCATATGCAGCGCACGTCGCATTCAGAGACTCCGAAAACGACATTGCCAATCACCAAATCGGATTCACTCATCCGCTAGGATCGGTCGTGGATCTCCTCCTGGGCGGCGGCCGTCGTCACTATCTCCCCAAGAAGGAGGGCGGCGTGCGAACCGACGACGTCAACTTGATCAAttgggccaagggcaagggatTCAAGTACGCCTCGGACAAATCTGACTTTGCGGAATACACCAAGGGAAATGGAATAGTCCCTTTGCCGTTCCTGGGTCTATTTGCGTCGAGCCACATGGACTATGAGATGGATCGCAATCCTGAAAAGCAGCCGTCTCTCCTGGAAATGACCCAAGTAGCACTGAAGACTCTCGGAAAGGCCTCTTCCAAGAGCAAGAACGGATATTTCATCATGATCGAAGCCTCGAGAATCGACCACGCAGCCCATGCCAATGACATCGCCGCCCATGTTCACGACATCCTCATGTACAACGAGGTGATTGCTTACCTGAAGAAATTCGTCTCCCAAAACCCCGACACCCAGCTCATCTCTGCGGCTGACCACGAGACCGGCGGTATTACCCTCATAGACAAATATAACCCCGCCGTTTTGGCCAAGGCGACCCAATCGACGGAATATCTCGAAGCCAAGTTCAGCAAGTACGAGGGCAGTGATAAGGCGGCTTTCCTGAAGAGCACCATCCTTCCTGCGTATGGGCTGACGAATGCGTCTGACGCGGATGTCGATCGATACATGGGTATTTTCAAGAAAGATGGCGTTACGAAGATGGGGATTGCCATTTTGCATGACTTTGCTGAATCTGCGGGCATCAACTGGTCGACTGATTATCATTCGGCTGTGGATGTTGTTCTGTATGGTTTCGCGGTGGGCAATGCGCTTACGCAGATGAAGCAGCAGATTGGGCGAAATGTGAATAACATTGAGCTTCCTAGATATATTGAGAAGGTACTCGGTGTTAGCTTGGACAAGACTACTCAGGCTTTGAGGAAGAATGGAACGGATTGGGTTGGGAAGAATCCCAAGGCCGCGAAACGAGAGGCCATGGAGGCGGCTGCGAATCATTTGCATGGCCACCACTAAGGTTGGATTGAAGGGGATTTTGTGAGGCAGAGAAATTGGTATCAACTGATTAATGAGTCAAGTTATGGTGGGAGAGCGAGTCTCGTCGCTTGGGGGATGAACAAGTATCCTACCTAGGGACACAAGCGACATTAGCTAGCAAAAGTAACTGCTTAATGAGAGAATGTGACCCTGAAATGATAACAAAGCAAGCGTTTCCGATGATCATGTGcatgtttcaatgttgtgctaCGCAgtcgatggtgatgtcgaGAATTGATGGGAATTCCTTCCAATCGTGCTTCATTCAACAAGACAATATGCACAGGATTGAGTCACACGCTAATGCACCTCGGGTCACTCTGAACTCGGATACCATTTGATTGCATCGAAACTCAATAGCGGACCGCTTATTATTTCTTCGCCTTAAATTTTAACAAGCTTCCTGTTTTGGATAGCTCAggaatggagaagaagaccgTTTCCCTTTTGGGGCCGTTTACAAAGGTCCCACGGGAGGaattggttgttggttgacGAGTTATGGTGCTTATATCTTACATTTGCATTTTATGACTCTTTCTGAGACTGTAGCGCATCACGAGTTACTTCAGGTTGAGTGGTAAATCAGTTGATTGACTGTCAATGGAGTCGGCTTAATAGGTTGCAATCCGAAGCCATCTGACGAGATACTTGAAGTGCAAAGCCCCTGTCGAACAACTGGTTTGCAGTTCTCATTATCGTCTCATAACGACTAGGCGTTTCACACGGAACTTCATGTTGTGAAATTCTCCATCGCGTAGCTTCGGGCTGCTAATTCGAGCCTAGACCTCACTCGGCCTTCATGAACTACTTACAATCCTTCAGTTGTGGAAAGCTTTAAGCAAGCAAGTTGGAATgagcagcatcatcttcgcaCCTCGCCCAAATGGCTTCACTTTCACCAATCTACTTGCCCCCGAAATCATCTGTATCGTCCCATCGGCTTTTCTGCTAATCGCAGCACCATGTCGTTTCGCTCAACTTCACTCCAAGTCAGCTATTACGCGCTCAGGATGGCTACTTTACAGCAAAGTGACCTTTTCCACGATCCTCTTCATTCTGCAGTCTGTGCTACTAGCCCTATTGCTTTCTGATGACAGCCCGACAACCTTACACACTGTAGGCACGTCGCTGAGTCTCATAGCAGCTTCTTCAGTCGCAATCCTATCCTACCTAGAGCACCGAAGAGCGATTCAGCCGTCCGCGGTCCTCGCTGGATACCTTTGGCTTGCAACATTACTTGGACTTCCACAGACGATATCGTCCTATGAGAGACCACTCTCTGGCAATCGACTGCACTTTTCGGTACTGTTAGCAGTTGAAGTCACCAGAGCTATTCTCATAGTACTTGAAGAATGGCCAAAACGCAACTGCTTGCCTGGCAGTATTGAGGACCGGTCGGCGGAAGAAACGAGCGGTCCTCTTTGTCGTCTTACATTCTGGTGGCTAAACAGTCTCTTCTTAAAGGGCTACAAGTCCCAGCTGAGAGTCAAGGACCTGGGGAAAATTGATAGTGTCTTTTCATCCCAAGACCTGCTTTGCAGGATGCAGGAGGCGCTCAACAAGGCTAATCCAAGCTCAAAGTATTACTTGGTCAGGGCAACTTGGTCTGCGCTCAAGTGGTCGTTCTTGATGCCTGTTGTTCCAAGGCTGCTTCAAGCTGTGTTTAGGTTTGGGCAGCCTATTTTGATTAACCGGGTGATCAAGTTCCTAGGTGAACCTCGAACTGCAGATTCTGCTAGCGTTGCAAACAATCTTGTTTTGGCAACCGCGATTGTGTACATTGGGCTAGCTGTAAGTCGATACAGGTGCATGAAGTGATTCCAAACTTGAAAACGTTGCTAACCATCAACAGATTTGTGGCCCATTGTACTCTCATGTCCTGAATCGCTTCGTGACCAAGTTACGAGGCAGTCTTTCGTCGCTCATTTTTGCCAAAATCGCCCAGTTAAACACCATTACGTCCACTGACCACGCGGCCTTGACTCTCATGAGTacagacattgacggcaTTAGAGGCGGTGTTGAGGATTTTCACGAACTCTGGGCCAGTATCATTGAGCTATGTGCAGCCATGTATCTCTTGCATCGCGAAATTGGTGCcgcattcttcttggctgccgTACCAGCTTTGAGTGGGTTTAATTCTGAGCTTACCCAGATGAGATAACTAACATTATGACAGTTTGTATTCCACTCACATCCAAAATTGCAGACGGCATACTCCCCGCCAGAATGGCCTGGATGGAGGGTGTACAAAAGAGAGTGGGAGAGACATCTTTGATGCTGTCACAGATTAAGAGTCTCAAAATGATGGGCTTGACTGACTATATGGGTGGCTACCTTCGCCAGTTACGAATCCACGAGTTGGACTTGTCGAAGAGATTCAGGAACTTTATTGTGCTGATATTAGCCATCGGTGAGCTCGGAAATGCTGCAGTCTTGTATTATGAGTGATAGAACCCTATTAACCAGAGCAACAGCCAATGTTTCCGACCAAGCAACTCCGGCGATTGTCATCACAGCAGCAATTTTCTGGACAAGGTCTGGCCCGGCAGGGTTCACTGTCTCGCAGGCATTCACGTCACTGTCCATTCTGAGTCTGATATCCACGCCTATTGCAGAGTTGACGTCCGTGTACCCCCAGTTTGTGGCTAGCTTGGGGTGCTTCGAGCGTATTCAAACATTCCTGCTATCAGACGAACGAAAAGATGGGAGAATTATGAGCAAGACTGCTTCGAACGGTCACTCTAATGACTCAAGAACTTTTTCTACAAACCTCGAATCAGGATCTGGGAGCCACAACACTCTCACGTTAAGAAACGTCACGGCCACATTGCCAGGCAAGGCAAAGCCAGTTCTTCAAAATATCACTCTAGATATCAAGGTATCTAGCTTCACGATTGTAGTTGGGCCTGTTGGCTGTGGCAAATCCGTCTTTCTAAAGACATTGCTAGGCGAAGTTCCCATCGCAGATGGAGCCTTGTTCCTCAATAACTCGCACTCATCCGTGGCTTTCTGCGATCAAACACCCTGGCTACGCAATGTGTCTGTCCAAGAAAACGTGCTAACTGGGAGTCCGTATGAACACGAATGGTACCAAACGGTTATTCGTGCAAGCGCCCTAGATCGAGATATTGACACCTTTCCAAACCGTGATCATACTATCGTGGGAAGCGGTGGTATTGCACTTAGCGGTGGACAGAAGCAGCGACTGGCGCTTGCACGAGCAATCTATTCTCGAAACAAGATAATTCTGCTAGATGATGTTTTCAGTGCTTTAGACACGACCACCTCGTCACTGATATTTAACAATTTGCTGAAACCAAATGGTCTTCTGAGATCATCTAACAGCACTGTTGTGTTGACCACCCACGCTGGTACGTACCCAGTCAACACATCTTCATGACAGCCCAATAACATATTCCTCAGTTCACTACCTGCCTTTCGCGGACAATATCATTGTCCTCAACGAAGACGGGAACATTCAACAATGCGGCACCTTTGCAGACCTCCAATCCCAAGATGGCTACGTCAAAGCCCTGGCCATCGAACATCGTGACGACAAGACCGACCACCTCTCAGGAGAAGATCGAAAGCTAGAAGAAGAGCAGTCATCCCCGCCAACAGGTCCAAGAGACGACCCTACAGAAAGGCAATTCGCAGATTGGCCCCTCTACAAATTCTACTTCAACTCCGTCCCTACGCCCATGATTctcgtcttcgtctgccTCGCAACAGGGTACATCGTCATCGGCCGCATGCCCCCCGTATGGATCAAATTCTGGACAGACCACGGCACCGACAAGGACACAGGCGCATATTTCGGCGTATACATGGCACTCTGTATCACTACAATTATCCTGTCCGCCTGTTCGCCATGGTGGTTCATGACCGTCCTCATCCCCCGCTCAGCAATCcatctccaccaacaacttctAGATGCCTACCTCCAAGCACCGCTCTATTTTCTAACGAATACCGACAATGGCGTTATTCTAAATCGTTTCAGTCAGGATATGACGCTTGTAGACCAAcaaatgccaatggcatTCTTCGAAACCACCCTCAACGTCGCGGTCTTCATCGTATCAGCAGGCATTGTAGCTTCTGGGACAAAGTATCTCAGCATCGTCATGCCCATTTCTGTTGTGATAGTATATGCCTTTCAGAGGTTTTATATCCGTACATCACAGCAGATGCGGCATCTGGAGCTGGAGTCCAAATCTCCGCTGTATACGCACTTCACGGAAACGCTGAATGGTGTGATGACAATTCGGGCTTTTGGGTGGGAGGGGCATTTCCTCA
It contains:
- a CDS encoding alkaline phosphatase (similar to Cordyceps militaris CM01 XP_006669037.1), whose protein sequence is MRVTLLSAALAASLVNPAVAHDRKTRNFIYVVPDGFGPASQTLARDYLNIINGNGTAARPNSAAIGADSIVIGNVRTQSSDGLITDSAASATAFSSGHKTYNGAIGVDDDVKPLGSILEAAHMSGFKTGLIATSRITHATPGAYAAHVAFRDSENDIANHQIGFTHPLGSVVDLLLGGGRRHYLPKKEGGVRTDDVNLINWAKGKGFKYASDKSDFAEYTKGNGIVPLPFLGLFASSHMDYEMDRNPEKQPSLLEMTQVALKTLGKASSKSKNGYFIMIEASRIDHAAHANDIAAHVHDILMYNEVIAYLKKFVSQNPDTQLISAADHETGGITLIDKYNPAVLAKATQSTEYLEAKFSKYEGSDKAAFLKSTILPAYGLTNASDADVDRYMGIFKKDGVTKMGIAILHDFAESAGINWSTDYHSAVDVVLYGFAVGNALTQMKQQIGRNVNNIELPRYIEKVLGVSLDKTTQALRKNGTDWVGKNPKAAKREAMEAAANHLHGHH
- a CDS encoding ABC multidrug transporter (similar to Coccidioides immitis RS XP_001240132.1) produces the protein MSSIIFAPRPNGFTFTNLLAPEIICIVPSAFLLIAAPCRFAQLHSKSAITRSGWLLYSKVTFSTILFILQSVLLALLLSDDSPTTLHTVGTSLSLIAASSVAILSYLEHRRAIQPSAVLAGYLWLATLLGLPQTISSYERPLSGNRLHFSVLLAVEVTRAILIVLEEWPKRNCLPGSIEDRSAEETSGPLCRLTFWWLNSLFLKGYKSQLRVKDLGKIDSVFSSQDLLCRMQEALNKANPSSKYYLVRATWSALKWSFLMPVVPRLLQAVFRFGQPILINRVIKFLGEPRTADSASVANNLVLATAIVYIGLAICGPLYSHVLNRFVTKLRGSLSSLIFAKIAQLNTITSTDHAALTLMSTDIDGIRGGVEDFHELWASIIELCAAMYLLHREIGAAFFLAAVPALICIPLTSKIADGILPARMAWMEGVQKRVGETSLMLSQIKSLKMMGLTDYMGGYLRQLRIHELDLSKRFRNFIVLILAIANVSDQATPAIVITAAIFWTRSGPAGFTVSQAFTSLSILSLISTPIAELTSVYPQFVASLGCFERIQTFLLSDERKDGRIMSKTASNGHSNDSRTFSTNLESGSGSHNTLTLRNVTATLPGKAKPVLQNITLDIKVSSFTIVVGPVGCGKSVFLKTLLGEVPIADGALFLNNSHSSVAFCDQTPWLRNVSVQENVLTGSPYEHEWYQTVIRASALDRDIDTFPNRDHTIVGSGGIALSGGQKQRLALARAIYSRNKIILLDDVFSALDTTTSSLIFNNLLKPNGLLRSSNSTVVLTTHAVHYLPFADNIIVLNEDGNIQQCGTFADLQSQDGYVKALAIEHRDDKTDHLSGEDRKLEEEQSSPPTGPRDDPTERQFADWPLYKFYFNSVPTPMILVFVCLATGYIVIGRMPPVWIKFWTDHGTDKDTGAYFGVYMALCITTIILSACSPWWFMTVLIPRSAIHLHQQLLDAYLQAPLYFLTNTDNGVILNRFSQDMTLVDQQMPMAFFETTLNVAVFIVSAGIVASGTKYLSIVMPISVVIVYAFQRFYIRTSQQMRHLELESKSPLYTHFTETLNGVMTIRAFGWEGHFLSENLGLLDFSQRPYYILLCIQQWLSLSMGLFVAAISVILVGLAVHFKDTTTGSSIGLSMVTLMGFNGGLSFLVKSWSNMETSLGAAARVRDFVQNTPSENKPSEQLKLPKEWPSKGAIDVVGVTATYKPPSDPVLRNISISIKPGQKVGICGRTGSGKSSLILTLLRLLETTSGSIQIDGIDLATALRQSIRSNLTVLPQDPVKLPGTVRDNLDPDRLALGLCDASPDDYRDEQLKDALAKVGIWNNVLDRGGLEAAFEDLGLSHGQHQLFALARTILRNNKVVLLDEATSSVDGKTDEEIQQVLKSVFQDCTVVAVAHRLESIVNADVVIVMGNGEVMEVGNPQELKETEGSVFKSLWESRHG
- a CDS encoding 5'-nucleotidase precursor (similar to Pyrenophora tritici-repentis Pt-1C-BFP XP_001936856.1), with the protein product MKTTVTLAALAFCSVATADDVLYSSRFSKRGLLPNGNYNLSFFHVNDVHAHLDQYTKPGADCTDPAKGCFGGYARIKTKVDELRKQQPDHLWLNAGDEFQGTLFYTFYGGEKIAETINDLKFDAMTLGNHEWDGGDENLGKFLKNLTFPIVSCNVKSTVKDLNETIKNYHIFEKHDLAVIGATTETTPNIANVGKGTTFLDPIPEIQNAIYEIRNKTKIKRIVALTHLGYDADQKLAKETEGLSLIIGGHSHTLLGDMDKAEGKYPTIIKDKVGNEVFVVTSYRWGEYLGSIEMTFDKNGRALSYHGAPIHMDNTTTLDKDLQKNITAWRGPFEKYAAEVIGSTKNVLDQTTCQKGDCLLGQVIADAMLEFRQNQTNSTDGKPDFAIINAGGIRATIDQGNITRGEVITSFPFGNAVTQLKYSGADLRKILEGCVSRVNQFSQKKTTSWFQLSKNIVIEYNEGKDAGSRLVNATIGGKTLDDKADYNVVTVDFVAGGGDNLLKPTKDFISLDSLDQVLTSYIKSHSPLENALEKRVVSSNGTSGGGGTGKSGNGESLGVNLQVPGLAVALCALVAIVL